In Cololabis saira isolate AMF1-May2022 chromosome 4, fColSai1.1, whole genome shotgun sequence, one DNA window encodes the following:
- the dclk1b gene encoding serine/threonine-protein kinase DCLK1b isoform X1: MELEHFDERDKAQRYTRRGSRGNGLPSPTHSAHCSLYRTKTLQTLSSEKKAKKIRFYRNGDRYFKGIVYAISQERFRSLEALLADLTRCLSDNVNLPQGVRTIYTIDGMSRISSMDQLEEGESYVCASIEPYKKVDYTRNVNPNWSLGAKTAVSVRDPSSLGSTMAGSPETRESKDFIKPKLVTIVRSGVKPRKAIRVLLNKKTAHSFEQVMTDITDAIKLDSGVVRRLYTVDGKMISCLQDFFGEDDIFIACGPEKFRYQDDFNLDETECRVVKSASYGRLPIVQSRSPRSGGMSRRSKSPSSSCSANGTAGSQLSTPRSGKSPSPSPTSPASLRRRQGSQHSGSSLSLASTKVCSSVDDEGHYNETDLMDESSMVPASIADRYKVGRTLGDGNFAVVRECVERSTGREYALKIISKNKCRGKEHMIQSEVSILRRVKHPNIVLLIEEMDTHNELYLVMELVKGGDLFDAITSSNKYTERDASVMLFNLASAIKYIHGLNIVHRDIKPENLLVYEHNDGSKSLKLGDFGLATVVNGPLYAVCGTPTYVAPEIVAETGYGLKVDIWAAGVITYILMCGFPPFRGRSEDQEALFEQILKGQLEFPAPYWENVSETAKALITGMLQVVVDQRYTAVQVLDHPWVNGDGVLENEHQLLVAGKIKKHFNPGPKLNNTTAGVSVITTTPLDKEKQVLRRRRHQDVKPASPIPHGPAAGASHSTNPVLSPAGFTSGSENLSPNSADTVHSPISPF, translated from the exons ATGGAGCTGGAGCACTTTGATGAACGGGACAAGGCTCAGAGATACACCCGGAGGGGCTCGAGAGGGAACGGGCTCCCCAGTCCCACTCACAGCGCTCACTGCAGCCTGTACAGAACCAAGACCCTGCAAACCCTGAGCTCAGAAAAGAAGGCCAAGAAGATCCGCTTCTACCGCAATGGGGACCGCTACTTCAAAGGCATCGTGTATGCCATTTCTCAGGAGAGATTTAGGTCACTGGAAGCCCTCCTTGCTGACCTCACAAGATGTCTGTCAGACAATGTCAACTTGCCCCAAGGGGTGAGGACCATTTACACCATTGATGGGATGTCCAGGATCTCCAGCATGGACCAGCTGGAGGAAG GGGAGAGCTACGTTTGTGCATCCATAGAGCCCTACAAGAAGGTGGACTACACGAGGAATGTAAATCCCAACTGGTCCCTCGGGGCGAAGACTGCCGTGTCTGTCCGTGATCCTTCGTCTCTTGGAAGCACCATGGCCGGATCCCCGGAAACCAGGGAGAGCAAAGACTTCATAAAGCCCAAACTGGTAACAATTGTCCGCAGTGGAGTAAAACCTCGTAAGGCTATACGCGTCTTGCTCAACAAGAAGACCGCACACTCCTTTGAGCAAGTAATGACCGACATCACCGATGCCATAAAGCTGGACTCTGGAGTCGTCAGGAGGCTGTACACCGTTGACGGCAAAATG ATCTCATGCCTTCAGGACTTTTTCGGGGAAGATGACATATTCATCGCCTGTGGTCCTGAAAAGTTCCGCTACCAAGATGATTTCAACTTGGATGAAACTG AGTGCAGGGTGGTAAAATCTGCATCCTATGGTCGGCTCCCTATAGTGCAAAGTCGCTCCCCAAGAAGTGGTGGGATGTCCCGCAGAAGCAAATCTCCTTCGTCCAGCTGTTCAG CTAATGGCACTGCAGGCAGCCAGCTGTCCACACCTCGCTCTGGTAAATCTCCAAGCCCTTCTCCAACCAGTCCAGCTAGCCTCCGAAGGAGACAG GGATCTCAACACAGTGGTTCTTCACTCTCTTTAGCCTCTACAAAAGTGTGCAGCTCAGTAGATGATGAAGGGCATTACAATGAGA CTGATCTGATGGATGAGTCCTCCATGGTTCCTGCCTCCATTGCAGACAGGTACAAAGTAGGGAGGACTTTGGGAGACGGGAACTTTGCGGTGGTCCGAGAGTGTGTGGAGAGATCCACTGGAAGAGAGTACGCTCTCAAAATCATTAGTAAAAATAAATGCAGGGGAAAG GAGCACATGATCCAGAGTGAAGTATCCATCCTCCGGCGTGTGAAGCATCCAAACATTGTGCTTTTAATCGAGGAAATGGACACCCACAATGAGCTCTATCTTGTAATGGAACTGGTCAAG GGGGGAGATCTTTTTGATGCCATCACCTCTTCTAACAAGTACACTGAGCGAGATGCCAGTGTCATGCTGTTCAACCTGGCAAGTGCTATTAAGTACATTCACGGTCTCAACATTGTCCATCGAGACATAAAACCTGAAAACCTTTTG GTGTACGAGCATAACGACGGCAGTAAATCTCTGAAGTTGGGTGACTTCGGCTTAGCTACCGTTGTCAATGGGCCTCTTTATGCTGTGTGTGGCACGCCCACTTATGTAGCACCGGAAATTGTTGCTGAAACGGG ATACGGCCTCAAGGTTGACATTTGGGCTGCTGGTGTTATAACGTACATTCTTATGTGTGGCTTTCCGCCTTTTCGTGG CAGAAGTGAGGACCAGGAGGCTCTCTTTGAACAGATTTTGAAGGGCCAACTAGAGTTCCCAGCACCATACTGGGAAAATGTGTCTGAAACTGCCAAG GCTCTGATCACTGGAATGCTGCAGGTCGTGGTGGATCAAAGATACACAGCTGTGCAGGTGCTTGATCACCCCTGGGTCAAT GGTGATGGTGTGTTAGAGAACGAGCATCAGCTTCTTGTGGCCGGGAAGATCAAGAAGCATTTCAACCCTGGACCCAAGCTCAACAACACCACAGCAGGCGTCTCGGTCATTACA ACCACGCCACTTGATAAAGAGAAGCAAGTTCTCCGACGAAGACGCCACCAGGATGTGAAGCCGGCCTCCCCCATCCCTCACGGTCCCGCGGCCGGTGCCTCCCACAGCACCAACCCCGTCCTCTCCCCCGCTGGCTTCACCTCCGGATCCGAAAACCTCTCTCCAAATTCAGCTGACACTGTCCATTCACCCATTTCCCCATTCTAA
- the dclk1b gene encoding serine/threonine-protein kinase DCLK1b isoform X2, which translates to MELEHFDERDKAQRYTRRGSRGNGLPSPTHSAHCSLYRTKTLQTLSSEKKAKKIRFYRNGDRYFKGIVYAISQERFRSLEALLADLTRCLSDNVNLPQGVRTIYTIDGMSRISSMDQLEEGESYVCASIEPYKKVDYTRNVNPNWSLGAKTAVSVRDPSSLGSTMAGSPETRESKDFIKPKLVTIVRSGVKPRKAIRVLLNKKTAHSFEQVMTDITDAIKLDSGVVRRLYTVDGKMISCLQDFFGEDDIFIACGPEKFRYQDDFNLDETECRVVKSASYGRLPIVQSRSPRSGGMSRRSKSPSSSCSANGTAGSQLSTPRSGKSPSPSPTSPASLRRRQGSQHSGSSLSLASTKVCSSVDDEGHYNETDLMDESSMVPASIADRYKVGRTLGDGNFAVVRECVERSTGREYALKIISKNKCRGKEHMIQSEVSILRRVKHPNIVLLIEEMDTHNELYLVMELVKGGDLFDAITSSNKYTERDASVMLFNLASAIKYIHGLNIVHRDIKPENLLVYEHNDGSKSLKLGDFGLATVVNGPLYAVCGTPTYVAPEIVAETGYGLKVDIWAAGVITYILMCGFPPFRGSEDQEALFEQILKGQLEFPAPYWENVSETAKALITGMLQVVVDQRYTAVQVLDHPWVNGDGVLENEHQLLVAGKIKKHFNPGPKLNNTTAGVSVITTTPLDKEKQVLRRRRHQDVKPASPIPHGPAAGASHSTNPVLSPAGFTSGSENLSPNSADTVHSPISPF; encoded by the exons ATGGAGCTGGAGCACTTTGATGAACGGGACAAGGCTCAGAGATACACCCGGAGGGGCTCGAGAGGGAACGGGCTCCCCAGTCCCACTCACAGCGCTCACTGCAGCCTGTACAGAACCAAGACCCTGCAAACCCTGAGCTCAGAAAAGAAGGCCAAGAAGATCCGCTTCTACCGCAATGGGGACCGCTACTTCAAAGGCATCGTGTATGCCATTTCTCAGGAGAGATTTAGGTCACTGGAAGCCCTCCTTGCTGACCTCACAAGATGTCTGTCAGACAATGTCAACTTGCCCCAAGGGGTGAGGACCATTTACACCATTGATGGGATGTCCAGGATCTCCAGCATGGACCAGCTGGAGGAAG GGGAGAGCTACGTTTGTGCATCCATAGAGCCCTACAAGAAGGTGGACTACACGAGGAATGTAAATCCCAACTGGTCCCTCGGGGCGAAGACTGCCGTGTCTGTCCGTGATCCTTCGTCTCTTGGAAGCACCATGGCCGGATCCCCGGAAACCAGGGAGAGCAAAGACTTCATAAAGCCCAAACTGGTAACAATTGTCCGCAGTGGAGTAAAACCTCGTAAGGCTATACGCGTCTTGCTCAACAAGAAGACCGCACACTCCTTTGAGCAAGTAATGACCGACATCACCGATGCCATAAAGCTGGACTCTGGAGTCGTCAGGAGGCTGTACACCGTTGACGGCAAAATG ATCTCATGCCTTCAGGACTTTTTCGGGGAAGATGACATATTCATCGCCTGTGGTCCTGAAAAGTTCCGCTACCAAGATGATTTCAACTTGGATGAAACTG AGTGCAGGGTGGTAAAATCTGCATCCTATGGTCGGCTCCCTATAGTGCAAAGTCGCTCCCCAAGAAGTGGTGGGATGTCCCGCAGAAGCAAATCTCCTTCGTCCAGCTGTTCAG CTAATGGCACTGCAGGCAGCCAGCTGTCCACACCTCGCTCTGGTAAATCTCCAAGCCCTTCTCCAACCAGTCCAGCTAGCCTCCGAAGGAGACAG GGATCTCAACACAGTGGTTCTTCACTCTCTTTAGCCTCTACAAAAGTGTGCAGCTCAGTAGATGATGAAGGGCATTACAATGAGA CTGATCTGATGGATGAGTCCTCCATGGTTCCTGCCTCCATTGCAGACAGGTACAAAGTAGGGAGGACTTTGGGAGACGGGAACTTTGCGGTGGTCCGAGAGTGTGTGGAGAGATCCACTGGAAGAGAGTACGCTCTCAAAATCATTAGTAAAAATAAATGCAGGGGAAAG GAGCACATGATCCAGAGTGAAGTATCCATCCTCCGGCGTGTGAAGCATCCAAACATTGTGCTTTTAATCGAGGAAATGGACACCCACAATGAGCTCTATCTTGTAATGGAACTGGTCAAG GGGGGAGATCTTTTTGATGCCATCACCTCTTCTAACAAGTACACTGAGCGAGATGCCAGTGTCATGCTGTTCAACCTGGCAAGTGCTATTAAGTACATTCACGGTCTCAACATTGTCCATCGAGACATAAAACCTGAAAACCTTTTG GTGTACGAGCATAACGACGGCAGTAAATCTCTGAAGTTGGGTGACTTCGGCTTAGCTACCGTTGTCAATGGGCCTCTTTATGCTGTGTGTGGCACGCCCACTTATGTAGCACCGGAAATTGTTGCTGAAACGGG ATACGGCCTCAAGGTTGACATTTGGGCTGCTGGTGTTATAACGTACATTCTTATGTGTGGCTTTCCGCCTTTTCGTGG AAGTGAGGACCAGGAGGCTCTCTTTGAACAGATTTTGAAGGGCCAACTAGAGTTCCCAGCACCATACTGGGAAAATGTGTCTGAAACTGCCAAG GCTCTGATCACTGGAATGCTGCAGGTCGTGGTGGATCAAAGATACACAGCTGTGCAGGTGCTTGATCACCCCTGGGTCAAT GGTGATGGTGTGTTAGAGAACGAGCATCAGCTTCTTGTGGCCGGGAAGATCAAGAAGCATTTCAACCCTGGACCCAAGCTCAACAACACCACAGCAGGCGTCTCGGTCATTACA ACCACGCCACTTGATAAAGAGAAGCAAGTTCTCCGACGAAGACGCCACCAGGATGTGAAGCCGGCCTCCCCCATCCCTCACGGTCCCGCGGCCGGTGCCTCCCACAGCACCAACCCCGTCCTCTCCCCCGCTGGCTTCACCTCCGGATCCGAAAACCTCTCTCCAAATTCAGCTGACACTGTCCATTCACCCATTTCCCCATTCTAA